GCCCGATTGGCGAGGCGAACGCGACCAGTCCGGTCCAGGAGCAGCAGGCCGTGCCCCATGCTCTCCACTAAACGTCCGTTGAGCGGCTCTGCCCCGCCCCTCGAACCGTCGCCCATCAGTCCGATACCTCGTCCGGGGAACAGACCGCTCGACCGGATGTCCGGCTACGGCATTGTCCTCTCAGGAGACACTTCGAGCCTAACACAGTCCACGGACGGAGAACAGCCAGGGAGCCCGCCCCTCAGGCCGTCGCGGTCGTGACGGTCAGCGAGAGGCGGGATTGCCGGACGGCGGGGCCGGCCTGGACGGCGCCCTGCGCCCGATCCCCATCAGAGGCTCGAGCATCTTGACGACGTCGCTCCCGCGGAGTCCGGGCGTGGGCCCGTATGCGGGCTGCCCGGCCGTGCCGCCGACCTTCACGCCGAAGCGGGTACGCCCGGATTCCACGTTCACGTTGAAATCGAGCCGTGTGTCGATGAGCCCGTAGCTCCCCCGCCCGGTGACGCGGAGGACCGGGTTGACCATCGTCGCGTCGCTCACGACGAGCCGCCCGGTGCCGACCGATCCGGTCGCGGCCAGCGACTGAAACTCCAGTGGTGAGCCGTCGAGGCTCCGCGGGAGGTCGAGGTTGACGACCGAGTGGAGCACGCTCCCGACCCGCAGGGCACCGGACAGGAGTGTGAGCATCGCCGGGCCCACCAGCCGGCCGGGGCCGACCTGAACCTGCCACGTCCCCCGCGCGGAGCGCAGGAGATCGTCGCCCGTCCCCGTGAATGCGAGTGTGGCGAGTCCTCCCATCCGACCGGTGACCGCGTACGGCTGACACAGGAAGTCCACGAGCAGCGTCTGGGCCGACACCCCCTGGAGTTCCACGGCCGTCAGCTCCACACCGGGCGTGCCGGCGCTCCAGCCGAGGGCCGCGTTGCCCCTCACCGTCCCGCCGCCCACCCGCAGCGCGAAGGGCATGACCGTGACGATGGGCCCTGCGATCTTGATCGGGAGCTCGACCGCCTCGAGCGTCAGTTGCCTCGGCGGGCCCGGCGGGCAGGCGGCTCCGCGATGGGCGATGGTGATCCGCGCGAAGCCGAGCTGACCGCTGCCGGCCATCTGGCCGAGGGTCCCCTCGGCCCGGACGAGCCCGTCGCCTCTGCCGCTCACGGTGAAGAGCGCGTCGGCGGGAACCGGCGCCTCCTCGGCGGTCAGACGGGCGGTGAAGCGAGCGGGTACGGCCGCGAGGTCCCCTCCCGCCTGGGCCAGCGGCCCGGCTTCCCCCTCCAGAGCGGCGATGAGACCCCCTCCCGGCAGCCGCGCCCCGAGCTTGAACCTGATCGGCTGGCTCCAGCCGAGATCGTCCAGGGTGACGTCGATGCGGTCCACCAGGTGCGCGACCACCGGCCGCCCGGCCTCGCCGGGTACGCGAATCTCGACGTGCCCCTCCCGCAGCCGCACGCGCGAGACGGCGACCAGCGGCGCCGCCGGCGCCGGCCGGGTCGCTCCCGGCGCCGGGAGGTTCCAGGCGCCATCACGCCGCTGCTCGACGACGACGGACGGGCGCCTCAGCGTGACCTCCCCGAACTGGAGCCGCCCGCGCAGGAGGGGGAGAAGGCGCACGCGCACGCGCGCCTCCTCGACGGACAAGAGCGGATCGGGCCCGAAGCCCGGGGCATTGGCCACCACGAGGCGGACCACGCGAACCGCCGGGAGCGGCCAGTAACTCAGCGAGACGCGCTCGAAGCGCACCGGGCGATCGAGGAGACGGCTGGCCTCCGAGCGGAGCAGCGCCTGCATGCGGGGCAGATCCTCGATGGACGGTAGCGCGATCGCGAGGCCGCCGACGACGGCCAGAAGGAGCGCGGTGGCGACGCCGAGCAGGAGGCGGAGGGAGGAGCGTCGCGGGCTCACGGCAGTGCGGATCGGGGACTCCCGCGGGCGAACGAAGCGACCGGGCCGCGGGGATGCCGCGGCCCGGTCCTCACATCATGCGCTGGGCTGCTGGATCGCCGACAGCCGCCAGGTGTTGGGCCCGACCGGGCGGGTGAAGGTCCAGTACTCCTCGAACGTGGTCGGGACGGTGCTGCTCCCCTCCACGACGGCCCCGGTGGTCTCGTCCACCGTGTAATCGAGCGCGTTCGCCCGGATTTGGACCGTCACGAAATCGCGTCCGTACTCCTGCCACGCCTCGGTGGCCTCGACGGCGTCCACTCCCAGCTTCTCGATCCGGTTCACCCGGCGAAGGGTCGCCAGGCGGGCGAGATCCGGCTCGAGGGCCCGGACCATCTCCTCGGTGAGCTCGGCGCGCACCGGTGCGAGGTCACGGGCGCTCCAGGCCGCCTGGACCCGGACGAAGAGGTCGCGGGCCACCACGGTGAACCGCCCGGGATCGAAGGCGGGATCCATCATGCGGACGGCCGCGACGCCCTGCTCGAGGTCGTCGTCGAGCCGGCCGGCCGGTCGCGACGGCTCGGCTGCGGCCGTCGCCGTGGGGCTCCACCGCTCCCCGCCGGCCGAGGCTCCCGCCAGCGCGGGCGCCGGCTCGCGGCGCCGCAGGAAGGTGAAGGCGAGATAGCCGAGCCCGGCGATCAGGGCGATGTCCAGCAGGCCGATCCCCCCGCCGTGCCCCAGGCCACCGAAGAGAAGCGAGCCCAGGAGCCCGCCGAGCAAGAAGCCGCCGATCATGCCGCCCCATCCCCCGAAGAGTCCACCCGGACGCTGGGGCCCGGGTTGCGAGAGGTTTCGCTGGGGCGAGGTCGGACTGGCCGGCACGCCCGGGCTGGCCGGCGTGGAGGGGCTGCGCGGCGCCGAGTACGACCGCGAGCCGCGGCCGCCGCTGAATCCGCCGCCGCCGGCACGCGCCTCGGCCATGGTGGTCAGGATCAGGGATCCGACGAACACGGCCAGGATTCCGCAAACGATCGCGCCGCGTCGCATCAGGTGCCTCCTTTGTTCGGCCCCGGAGGGGCGTCGCTTCATGATACACCCACCGGGTGCTCGGCGGGGCGCAAGCTTTCGTCGGGACGACCGGGGCTCGGTGTCAACGGAGCTTCGACAGGTCGATCGGGGTCCGCAGAACTTCCTTCTTGTCGACCGCGTGCTGCACGATCAGCGTCACGGTCCCGCGCGGCGACAGCCCCTCCAGCGGGAAGACATAGACGTTGCGGGCCGCGAAGCGCCCATCCTCGAGTCGCAAGGCGGTTCGCTCGTTCTGGGTGAACGACGGCTTCACCTCCTGGTTCCCCGCCTTCAAGATCGGCTGGTACCAGCGGGCGAAATCCGGCGCGGGGCCGAACATCGTCACCAGGAGCTGAAGCTTCCCCCGACCGCGCTCGATCGCCTCCTGTCGCTGCCGATCGCCCAGCGGCTCGCCCCGAAACGCCGCCTGGCGGGCCGCCTGGGTCAGCCGCGCGAAGGGCGTCGTCACCACGATCTCCTGCCCGCCCGCGAGCGGGATCCGCCACTCGTCGCCGAACTCCTCCTGCGTGATGCTCCCGCTGCCGAGGTCGATCGCCTGCTGGATGTCCGCCGGCGACAGCTGTGGAATCAACGCCCGGGCCGGGGCGGGATTCAGGAGGAGCACGGCCAGGAGTGCCCCGGCGCGCGGGAGGGGTCCAGCCCTCACAGCCAGCCCCGCCGCCGAAAGAAGAGGAGCAGGCCGCCGGACATGCCCACCATCAGAAGGACGGCGCCGGTGACCCCCCAGGGCTGCTTGATCCAGAGCAAGTTCTCGAAGTTCATCCCGAAGAACCCGGTGACGATCGTCATCGGCAGCCCGATGGCCGCCAGCGCGGTCAGGGTCTTCATCACCTCGCTCAGCCGGTTGTTGACGTGCGAGAGATGGCTCTCGAGGAGGCTCGACAGGGTATCCCGGTTGGTCTCGACCTCGTCGAGGATGCGCAGCACGTGGTCGTACACGTCCCGGAAGAACGGCCGCAGGTCGGTTCGGACGTGGGGGACGCCGCTCATCAGGTTGCCCAGCACCTCGCGCAGCGGCCCGAGGCTCCGTCGCAGCTGGACCAGGTCCTTCCGAGCGCCGAAGATCCTCTCGAGGACCGGCTGGTCGGGACGCGTGAAGATGACGCTCTCCAGCGCTTCGATTCGCTCCTCCAGCTCCTCGACGATCGGGAAGTAATGATCGACGACCTGGTCGAGCAGGTGGTGGAGCAGCCGGTCGGGCCCCTCGCCGAGCACCTCGGGATGCTTCCGGAGCCGGTCGATCGCCGCCGCCACGCTCCGCATGGCGTGCTCGTGGACCGTCACGATCAGGCGGTCACTGAGGAACACGAAGAGCGTGATGAGGTCGAGGGCCTCCTGGCCCGGGTTGTCGTTGATTCCCCGGGTGACCAGGAACAGGAAGGTGTCGTACTCCTCGACCGTCGGCCGCGTCTCCGGGTTCTGGGCATCCTCGACGGCCAGCGGGTGGAAGCCGAAGATTCCCTCGAGCGCCCGGAGCTGCTCGTCGCTGGCGCCCTCGAGGTCGAGCCACGCCTTGGTGCCCGGCTCGGCGAGGAGCCGGGCCAGTTCGGCGGGGCCGAATCCCTCCTCCAGGGCTCCGTCGGGCCGGACGATCGCGCCGTACTGCGGCATGGCTAGTTCCGCACGGCGCGCGCTACGGGCTGAGGCCGGCCTGGCCGAGGTCCGCCACCACGGCCAGGCTCATGGCGTCGGGATTCCAGTGGGCGCGCACCGCGCGGAGGATGTCGTCGGCGGTGACCGCCTCGATCGCCTGCCGATAGCGGGTCGGGTAGTCGAGGCCCAGGCCGAACCGCTCGATCGTGAGCAGGAGCTCCGCCACCTCGGCGTTGGTGTCCATCCGGAGCGGAAAGCTGCCGATGAGATACGCCTTGGCCCGCGCCAGCTCATCCCCTTCCACCCGATCCCCGCGAAGCCGCACGAGCTCCTCGCGGACGAGGGCCAGCACCTCACGCACCCGCGCGTTCTCGCTCTGGAACCCCGCCAGGAACATGCCGCCGTATCGACCCGGCGCGTACTGGGCGAAGACGCTGTAGGCGAGGCCGCGCTCCTCCCGGACCCGCGCGTAGAGCCGCGATGACGAGCCGCCGCCCAGGATGTGGCTTCCCACGACGAGCGGGTAATAGTCGGGATGCGGCCGGGTCACGGTGGCCTGCCCGAGGTAGACCGTCGCCTGCGTGAGGTCACGCTTCACCATCTCCGTCCGGGCGGGCGTGCCGAACGTGACCCCGCCCGGCGGCGTGACTCCGGCCGGCCCCGGGCGCCAGCCACCGAGGCGGGCGGTCAGGGCGGCGCGCACCTCGGCGACCGTCACGTCGCCGACCACGGCCACGACCATCGAATCGGGCCGATAGGCCGCCCCATAGAAGGCCGCCACGTCGTCGCGGGTGATGCGGCCGAGGGATTCGTCGGTGCCCTGGATCGGCGCCGAGTAGGGATGCCCGGGGAAGATGAGCCGCCGGAACAGCCGGCCGGTGACCGTCTCCGGGTCCTCTTCCGAGCGCTGCACGGCCGCCCGCGTTTCCTCGCGCCTCCGCTCGAATTCGGCCGGCGGGAAGGTCGGCCGCACGAGCACGTCGGCTAGGAGCTCGAGCCCCAGGCCGAAGTCGCGCTTGAGCACGGAGACGGACGCCTCGCTCGTGTCGCGGCCCCCTTCCGCTCCGAGGCTGCCGCCCACGAACTCGATGGCTCGGTCGATCTCGGGTCCCGTGCGGGTCTGGGTCCCTCGTGTCAGGAGGAGCGCCGTGAGATTCGCGAGCCCGGGCTTGTCCGGCGGGTCCAGAACGGCGCCGGCGCCCAGCGCGACGCGCACGATGACGATGGGGAGAGCCGGTCGCTCCGCCACCAGGACCACCAGCCCGTTGGGAAGCACGAAGCGTGTCGCCAGCGGCGGACCGACGAGCCCGGTCGGCGCCGAGGTCTGCGCGGCAGCCGGCCCGGCCCACAGGGGGGCCGTCGCCACAAGGAGGCAGAGCACAGCCCGCCGGAACGGCGGCGGCACGCACATGCCGGCATTATACCTCCCGCCCGACGCGACGAGCGGCCGACGCCGTGGCGTAGAGCACGCGCCGGCGCGGACGCACGGTTGCTCGTGATCCGGTCGAGGGACCGGAGCGGAGCGCCTCCCGGAGGACGAAGACGGTCTGACGGAGCGCGTTGCGGGCCGACTCCGGAGCCGCGTCGGCTCGAGGAGCGCCGCGAACTTACGCGGGAATGACTCCAGACGGCCCGCGCGGAGAGGAGCCACGCCATGCCAGCCGATACCCGGCTGAACCTGCTCTTCACGGGACTCGTGTCATTCATGCGCGTACCGAGCTGCTCCGACCTCTCGGCGCTCGACGCCGACATCGCGATCCTCGGCGCCCCGAGCGACGAGGGCTCGCCCTGGAAGCCC
This window of the Candidatus Methylomirabilota bacterium genome carries:
- a CDS encoding AsmA-like C-terminal region-containing protein, translated to MSPRRSSLRLLLGVATALLLAVVGGLAIALPSIEDLPRMQALLRSEASRLLDRPVRFERVSLSYWPLPAVRVVRLVVANAPGFGPDPLLSVEEARVRVRLLPLLRGRLQFGEVTLRRPSVVVEQRRDGAWNLPAPGATRPAPAAPLVAVSRVRLREGHVEIRVPGEAGRPVVAHLVDRIDVTLDDLGWSQPIRFKLGARLPGGGLIAALEGEAGPLAQAGGDLAAVPARFTARLTAEEAPVPADALFTVSGRGDGLVRAEGTLGQMAGSGQLGFARITIAHRGAACPPGPPRQLTLEAVELPIKIAGPIVTVMPFALRVGGGTVRGNAALGWSAGTPGVELTAVELQGVSAQTLLVDFLCQPYAVTGRMGGLATLAFTGTGDDLLRSARGTWQVQVGPGRLVGPAMLTLLSGALRVGSVLHSVVNLDLPRSLDGSPLEFQSLAATGSVGTGRLVVSDATMVNPVLRVTGRGSYGLIDTRLDFNVNVESGRTRFGVKVGGTAGQPAYGPTPGLRGSDVVKMLEPLMGIGRRAPSRPAPPSGNPASR
- a CDS encoding TIM44-like domain-containing protein; translated protein: MRRGAIVCGILAVFVGSLILTTMAEARAGGGGFSGGRGSRSYSAPRSPSTPASPGVPASPTSPQRNLSQPGPQRPGGLFGGWGGMIGGFLLGGLLGSLLFGGLGHGGGIGLLDIALIAGLGYLAFTFLRRREPAPALAGASAGGERWSPTATAAAEPSRPAGRLDDDLEQGVAAVRMMDPAFDPGRFTVVARDLFVRVQAAWSARDLAPVRAELTEEMVRALEPDLARLATLRRVNRIEKLGVDAVEATEAWQEYGRDFVTVQIRANALDYTVDETTGAVVEGSSTVPTTFEEYWTFTRPVGPNTWRLSAIQQPSA
- the corA gene encoding magnesium/cobalt transporter CorA, with the translated sequence MPQYGAIVRPDGALEEGFGPAELARLLAEPGTKAWLDLEGASDEQLRALEGIFGFHPLAVEDAQNPETRPTVEEYDTFLFLVTRGINDNPGQEALDLITLFVFLSDRLIVTVHEHAMRSVAAAIDRLRKHPEVLGEGPDRLLHHLLDQVVDHYFPIVEELEERIEALESVIFTRPDQPVLERIFGARKDLVQLRRSLGPLREVLGNLMSGVPHVRTDLRPFFRDVYDHVLRILDEVETNRDTLSSLLESHLSHVNNRLSEVMKTLTALAAIGLPMTIVTGFFGMNFENLLWIKQPWGVTGAVLLMVGMSGGLLLFFRRRGWL
- a CDS encoding pitrilysin family protein — encoded protein: MCVPPPFRRAVLCLLVATAPLWAGPAAAQTSAPTGLVGPPLATRFVLPNGLVVLVAERPALPIVIVRVALGAGAVLDPPDKPGLANLTALLLTRGTQTRTGPEIDRAIEFVGGSLGAEGGRDTSEASVSVLKRDFGLGLELLADVLVRPTFPPAEFERRREETRAAVQRSEEDPETVTGRLFRRLIFPGHPYSAPIQGTDESLGRITRDDVAAFYGAAYRPDSMVVAVVGDVTVAEVRAALTARLGGWRPGPAGVTPPGGVTFGTPARTEMVKRDLTQATVYLGQATVTRPHPDYYPLVVGSHILGGGSSSRLYARVREERGLAYSVFAQYAPGRYGGMFLAGFQSENARVREVLALVREELVRLRGDRVEGDELARAKAYLIGSFPLRMDTNAEVAELLLTIERFGLGLDYPTRYRQAIEAVTADDILRAVRAHWNPDAMSLAVVADLGQAGLSP